The genomic DNA ttaaaaataagCTAAGTTACAGCGTACATAATAACTTTTGCACAATCTAGATATAAACTCATTCCTTTGAGGATTCACTAAGATCATCTTAGGACgggtaaatatataaaaatactttattagACATCTACCTTTTACAAACAAGATATCATTGAACTGGTTCAAATCAATGACAGCAGCACCAAAACCACCAATGAAAcattaacaataacaaacaaCAGAGGACAAGGACAAATGGTGGGAAAAGCTTATAAGAGCTACAAATGAAGTGTACTTCTGAGTCTTTTTATTGTGTGGAGAGCTGGTCCAGGTCATCATGGCTGCGGTTGGAGAGGTGAGCCTCCAGAATTTCCCCAAATAAATTCCTTTTCAGTAAGCTGTAGGCCATGGGCAGAAGCTGCTTGATGACCTTGTGGAAATACTGGAGACAGtcaggaaaacaaagatgaatAATGTATTTCTTTCAACTACGATCTGAGTGGTTTAGCAACACTCAAAAAGACAGTGTGCCGTAAAATTAAATCTCTGAGTGTGAAAGTGTTGAAGGGCATTTGTGCACCACTTCATGAGACTCACATGGGATCCGTAACAGAAGAGGTCTATTCCTAGCTCATAGCCCATGCCATAGTCACACTCATCGTTGGCAAACTGAACAAATGTGATCATCTCCTGGAGAGGTCCAAAGGCTTTGATGCGCTCTTCATCATTCTGGGCTTCGGCTATTGCCTTGCAGATCTTTTTCAGTCCAGCTGGgtaaagggggagagagaaaaattaaTACCTAGTCATAAGTCATAGGTTAGATAGCTGgaatttaacatgttttaaacCTTAAAAATGTGCTTACATAAGGGCATCTTCTTATCACAACAAATATGTAGCCTGAGTAATAACAGACTCGATtgccaataaaacacaaatataacattttaaaatagcaCAGTGTAACTCAAATAGTAAAATAactggattgtgtgtgtgtgtgtgtgagactgtggtAAACACACCTTTAATGAATGATCGAGGTGGATTACTACAGATACAGTATATAAACTCACCATCTGTTTCTGGTAGTTCTCTGTATCCCACATCATTCTTGTCTACAGGTACGACGATGCCGGCGCTGTGGAACGTCTTGGTGACCACCTATAGTGTGACAAGATGTTAATTATTACCTACTAGTGGCAACTTGGTGCacaagactttttttgttttgaacaaaTAATACTATTATTGGACGCGGTGGTTATTCCAAAACAGCAGTAAGTTTAACCACGGCGATTGCACCAAGACGGTCCATTGAAACCACTATAGACTGTATTCCAAATGCAAGGGGTTTACTTGTAGGTGCTTACTGATTTGAATAATGTGGTAAACAAAGCAGTACATAGTATTGAGCTAATCCACTGTAGTGGTTTTAAATGTGCAATCCTAGTGACAAAGCAACATGTGAAGTAGACATCAGGAGAGTTACGGGGGAGGTCCTAAAACAATATGGGGGAGATAATACCACTGTTTGCTCCATATGTTACCTTCTTGTCCCTCTGCTTCATGCCTTTGGTCTTCTGCTCTAGAGACAAGCCCAGAGTCTCAGCCCTGTCTCTGAGCTGTGCCTCCAAGGTTTCCAAAGCTTCTCCTCCTTGTTTTTTGCTGCCCCtcgctttcctttttttcaatAGATGCAGACTGACGGAGGAGGGAACCAAGGGATCGGCAGTAGGTCAGACATGCACGGGGGGAGGAAGACAGTGCGGGAAAAAAAGTCTTATTCAATAATATGAAGACAAAGACACGCAAACACAATACGGTGAATTATCATAATAGGTAGGGAGGCACCGGTCACCTTTTATGACCTCTCATCTGTTCAGTGTACTCAATTTGATCATGCAATACAATATTTAAACATAACTACCAGTACCAGATCTTTATATCCATCTCATATGGACGTTCAAAAaagtttttctcattttgtaaCTTCCTTTCTTGATCAGATGGCTGAAATTGACCACACATatggaaaatgtttctgtatGGTGAATATGTTGTGGTAAGTACTCACAGGACAGCAGCAAACACGTTGTCTCCCATCTGAGTAATCGTGTAACCTTTCTTGGCTTCATTTTCCCCAACAAATGAAGGAAGGGAGTCTGGAGTATCTCTGGTGGATTTTGGAAACAATAAAACTCATTGCACATGTAGATATAGTAACTGCTTTCATACTATCAGCCCGTCACTAGCTAGATTGTATTCCTCACTGCTGATGGTGTACTGAGAACAGCATTGTTATAAAAGCAGTCAAAATGGCTCTGCATATGTGTAACACCTTCACAGACCTCAGATGGCCACAAGTGGTGTGTATTATACCTGTAGTAGCCGATGTGATGCTGACTATCGTCACTCCCCTGGAGGATGGTCTGAAACTCTGGTGGGTCATAAAAATACCTCCAGTGAAGGTGGAAGTTGGGCTGAGGATTCTTGGAGTTTTTGTGAGCTCCTGCTAGAACGTCAAAAGGACCAACCAGCTGCAAACCCAGCGTGTCTTTCAAAGCACCTATACAGATTAACATGAATAAACGTAACACATGGATACAGAGATCAATTGGCATACAGACATTAGGTTTAGGATTTTACCAATGGCTCTGATACTTATTTTCATAAACATTGCAACAGTGCATTTATATACATGCACTATTTTTCTGAggaaatgcaaaacacaaaacctgAGACAGCTCAAAGAAACGTTTAAGGAACCAAATTCTTACAGTTGCTTCCCTTGCCATAAAACACAAGTTTAATATTGGAGCAGGAAATTATATGAGAAAAAGAGCACATGCTCCATCCATTACTGATGATTTCTGTGTGTAGATCTATGCTTGTGCTGAAAATCCTAAAGAGGGTTTTCATCTTGCCGAGTCTggaaagaaaattaataaattactgTAATGACAATGAAACTAGAAAGATTCCACAATTTTCTGGTGCTCTGGTTCCTGCATCTGAAACACTTAGATTTCACGGCTCAGTCCCTCTTTGATAAGTGTGGACTGTCTGACTGTTGGT from Pempheris klunzingeri isolate RE-2024b chromosome 3, fPemKlu1.hap1, whole genome shotgun sequence includes the following:
- the hpf1 gene encoding histone PARylation factor 1, translating into MRFNAAQLLPVLTRRRRRRARDKRKKMTGRAKRKPKSTQESGPGNGELKKARTDESKAVSLSEVDSEQRDEMVQLYKLQIPEDLYHFWDFCKELCPDSPSGALKDTLGLQLVGPFDVLAGAHKNSKNPQPNFHLHWRYFYDPPEFQTILQGSDDSQHHIGYYRDTPDSLPSFVGENEAKKGYTITQMGDNVFAAVLLHLLKKRKARGSKKQGGEALETLEAQLRDRAETLGLSLEQKTKGMKQRDKKVVTKTFHSAGIVVPVDKNDVGYRELPETDAGLKKICKAIAEAQNDEERIKAFGPLQEMITFVQFANDECDYGMGYELGIDLFCYGSHYFHKVIKQLLPMAYSLLKRNLFGEILEAHLSNRSHDDLDQLSTQ